One Deinococcus humi genomic window carries:
- a CDS encoding AAA family ATPase: MSGPIWVLSGSPGAGKSSVAHALLQHFPRGLHLPVDDLRELVVSGLVHPSLDHPPEAVQQFELARRAAAFHARLYAEADFAVVIDDVLWPADLEAMRVHWDGLDVRPVFLSPSLEVAQARNAARTGKAFDTQNLVPMIAALHPSMPPADYLAAGWRVLDTSNLSVEQTVARLLT; the protein is encoded by the coding sequence GTGAGCGGCCCCATCTGGGTGCTGTCCGGGAGTCCGGGTGCAGGCAAGTCCAGCGTGGCACACGCCCTGCTCCAGCACTTTCCACGCGGCCTGCACCTGCCGGTGGATGACTTGCGGGAACTGGTGGTGTCCGGTCTGGTGCACCCCAGCCTTGATCACCCGCCGGAAGCGGTCCAGCAGTTCGAATTGGCCCGCCGCGCCGCCGCCTTCCACGCCCGGCTGTATGCCGAGGCGGACTTCGCCGTGGTGATTGACGATGTGCTGTGGCCCGCCGATCTGGAAGCGATGCGCGTTCATTGGGATGGACTGGACGTTCGCCCGGTCTTCCTGTCCCCCTCGCTGGAGGTCGCGCAGGCGCGCAACGCGGCCCGCACCGGCAAGGCATTCGACACGCAGAATCTGGTGCCGATGATTGCGGCCCTGCATCCGTCCATGCCGCCGGCCGACTACTTGGCGGCGGGCTGGCGGGTGCTGGACACCTCCAACCTCAGCGTCGAGCAGACCGTTGCGCGCCTGCTGACCTAA
- a CDS encoding GTP-binding protein, giving the protein MSTINFAAREINCKIVYYGPGMSGKTTNLKQVFSKVPGHLRGEMVSLATEDERTLFFDFLPLDLGSVQGFKTRFHLYTVPGQVFYNASRKLILRGVDGIVFVADSAPNRLRANAESMRNLRENLAEHGINVRDVPIVLQINKRDLPDALPASMIRAVIDPRGELQLFEAMADKGVGVFETLKTVSRLVLERLSQTK; this is encoded by the coding sequence ATGAGCACCATCAACTTCGCGGCCCGCGAAATCAACTGCAAGATCGTGTACTACGGCCCCGGCATGAGCGGCAAGACCACCAACCTCAAGCAGGTCTTTTCCAAGGTGCCTGGCCACCTGCGCGGAGAGATGGTCTCGCTGGCCACCGAGGACGAGCGCACCCTGTTCTTCGACTTTCTGCCCCTCGACCTGGGCAGCGTGCAGGGCTTCAAGACCCGCTTCCATCTGTACACCGTGCCAGGTCAGGTCTTCTACAATGCCAGCCGCAAATTGATCCTGCGCGGTGTGGACGGCATCGTCTTTGTGGCCGACAGTGCCCCCAACCGCCTGCGTGCCAACGCCGAGAGCATGCGCAACCTGCGCGAGAATCTGGCCGAACACGGCATCAACGTTCGTGACGTGCCTATTGTGTTGCAGATCAACAAGCGCGATTTGCCCGACGCCCTGCCCGCCAGCATGATCCGCGCGGTCATCGATCCCCGGGGCGAACTGCAACTGTTCGAGGCCATGGCCGACAAGGGCGTGGGCGTGTTCGAGACCCTCAAGACGGTCAGCCGTCTGGTCCTGGAACGGCTGTCGCAGACCAAGTAG
- a CDS encoding 3-deoxy-7-phosphoheptulonate synthase yields MPQLSHVERSSERPSPEPHTPPKSRTENLNVSSFTPLPTPRELKTALPLTPGAERTVLAGRRAAQAILRGEDRRLLVVVGPCSVHDSGAALEYARRLATLRERVAGTLEVQMRVYVDKPRTTVGWRGFLMDPDMTGENDVGRGLALTRRLMLEVGELGLPVATELLDPFAPQYLFDAVAWACLGARTTESQTHRVMASAVSAPMGFKNGTGGGLKLAVDAMVAAAHPHVFFTVDDDGRACIVQTQGNPNGHLILRGGKNGPNYAPQFVREAAELITAAGLEAAVMVDCSHANSGSDFRRQGLIWRDVVQQRTGGQHAIRGLMLESNLLEGKQAVPANPADLKYGVSVTDACVGWDETEALLLEADAALRG; encoded by the coding sequence ATGCCCCAGCTTTCCCACGTCGAACGGTCCAGCGAACGGCCCAGTCCTGAGCCTCACACCCCCCCAAAGAGCCGCACTGAGAACCTGAACGTCTCCAGCTTCACGCCGCTGCCCACGCCCCGCGAACTCAAGACCGCGCTGCCGCTGACGCCGGGGGCCGAGCGCACCGTGCTGGCGGGGCGCCGGGCGGCGCAGGCCATCTTGCGCGGCGAGGACAGGCGGCTGCTGGTCGTGGTGGGGCCGTGCAGCGTTCACGACTCCGGCGCGGCGCTGGAATACGCCCGCCGTCTGGCCACCCTGCGCGAACGGGTGGCGGGGACGCTGGAAGTCCAGATGCGCGTCTACGTGGACAAACCGCGCACGACGGTGGGCTGGCGCGGCTTCCTGATGGACCCCGACATGACCGGCGAGAACGATGTGGGCCGGGGCCTGGCCCTGACCCGCCGCCTGATGCTGGAGGTAGGCGAGCTGGGCCTGCCGGTCGCCACCGAACTGCTCGATCCCTTCGCGCCGCAGTACCTGTTTGACGCTGTGGCCTGGGCCTGCCTGGGGGCGAGGACCACCGAATCCCAGACGCACCGGGTCATGGCCAGTGCCGTCAGCGCCCCGATGGGCTTCAAGAACGGCACCGGGGGCGGCCTCAAGCTGGCCGTGGACGCGATGGTGGCGGCGGCGCACCCGCACGTCTTTTTCACCGTGGACGACGACGGCCGTGCGTGCATCGTGCAGACTCAGGGCAACCCCAACGGTCACCTCATTCTGCGCGGCGGGAAGAACGGGCCGAACTACGCGCCGCAGTTTGTCAGGGAGGCCGCCGAGCTGATCACGGCGGCGGGCCTGGAGGCAGCGGTGATGGTGGACTGCTCGCATGCCAACAGCGGCAGCGATTTCAGGAGGCAGGGCCTGATCTGGCGTGACGTGGTGCAGCAACGCACCGGCGGCCAGCACGCGATCCGTGGCCTGATGCTGGAAAGCAACCTATTGGAGGGCAAGCAGGCCGTCCCGGCCAATCCAGCCGACCTGAAATACGGCGTCAGCGTCACCGACGCCTGCGTGGGCTGGGATGAAACCGAGGCCCTCCTGCTGGAAGCCGACGCGGCTTTGCGCGGCTGA
- a CDS encoding DUF2256 domain-containing protein, with protein sequence MPAKAASKAFGGGRKPSERPSKVCPVCGLPFSWRKKWERDWDNVKYCSDRCRAAAKGAS encoded by the coding sequence ATGCCCGCTAAGGCCGCCAGCAAGGCCTTCGGTGGGGGCCGCAAACCCTCCGAGCGGCCCAGCAAGGTCTGTCCGGTGTGCGGCCTCCCCTTCAGCTGGCGCAAGAAGTGGGAGCGCGACTGGGACAACGTCAAATACTGTTCGGACCGGTGCCGTGCAGCGGCGAAGGGTGCCTCGTGA
- a CDS encoding roadblock/LC7 domain-containing protein, producing the protein MIEPSLALYGEAYARVDALIQELLDAAGVRYGLLVDRKGFVLSHKEALWAPRPPALDSVATLVASNAAATAALANMLGERTFSEQIHQGENGTLYVESVGDQALLTLIFDSSVPLGKVKVYSKKTVPQLAAILDELKDLPEIQLDSDFSAGATSLLDDLLG; encoded by the coding sequence ATGATCGAACCCTCACTCGCGTTGTACGGGGAAGCCTACGCCCGCGTGGACGCGCTTATTCAGGAGCTGCTGGACGCCGCCGGCGTGCGTTACGGTCTGCTGGTAGACCGCAAGGGCTTCGTGCTGTCCCACAAGGAGGCACTGTGGGCCCCGCGTCCGCCCGCGCTGGACAGCGTGGCAACGCTGGTGGCCAGCAACGCCGCCGCCACGGCCGCGCTGGCCAACATGCTGGGCGAGCGCACCTTCAGCGAGCAGATTCACCAGGGCGAGAACGGCACCCTGTACGTGGAATCGGTGGGGGATCAGGCGCTGCTGACCCTGATCTTCGACTCCAGCGTGCCGCTGGGGAAGGTCAAGGTCTATTCCAAGAAGACGGTGCCGCAACTCGCCGCCATTCTGGACGAACTCAAGGACCTCCCCGAGATCCAGCTCGACAGCGACTTCAGTGCGGGGGCCACCTCCCTGCTTGACGATCTGCTGGGTTAA
- a CDS encoding VUT family protein: MNHSTVRGRPAPLPLLLIALYALSILAANITLNKFIPLPVYGLLSVGTIFFAAVFTLRDRIHRAGGLRAVYIAIASALLINTLAALLTGTEWRFIGASFLAILAGELADTAVYQRLIHRSWWTRVLASNAVSVPLDSVLFNLLAFLGVMSGSEIAQIIFADILAKYLIAAVFAIRIRHASRALA, translated from the coding sequence ATGAACCATTCCACCGTCCGGGGACGTCCTGCCCCGCTGCCCCTGTTGCTGATCGCGCTGTACGCCCTGAGCATTCTGGCTGCCAACATCACCCTCAACAAGTTCATTCCGCTGCCGGTGTATGGCCTGCTCAGCGTCGGGACCATCTTCTTTGCCGCCGTCTTCACCCTGCGCGATCGCATCCACCGCGCCGGTGGCCTGAGGGCCGTGTACATCGCCATTGCCTCGGCGCTACTGATCAACACGCTGGCGGCGCTGCTGACCGGCACCGAATGGCGCTTTATCGGGGCGTCGTTCCTGGCGATCCTGGCGGGCGAACTGGCTGATACTGCCGTGTATCAGCGCCTGATTCACCGCAGTTGGTGGACGCGGGTGCTGGCGAGCAACGCAGTCAGCGTGCCGCTGGACTCGGTGCTGTTCAACCTGCTGGCCTTCCTGGGCGTCATGTCCGGCAGCGAGATCGCGCAGATCATCTTTGCCGACATCCTGGCGAAGTATCTGATCGCCGCCGTGTTTGCCATCCGTATCCGGCATGCCAGCCGGGCGCTGGCCTGA
- the uvsE gene encoding UV DNA damage repair endonuclease UvsE — translation MSGNPRPAYGLVCLTVGPEVRFRTVTLSRYRALSPSEREAKLLDLYTDNISRLRGAADFCATRGIRLYRMSASLFPMLDLIGDDTGEAVLTSLSAQLREAGQAFVDQGIRVLMHPEQFIVLNSDTPDVRVRSVHALNSHARVMDGMGLERSPWNLLLLHGGKGGRATELTAVIPDLPDAARLRLGLENDEFAYGPADLLPVCEATGVPMVYDGHHHVIHDKLPDQDDPAVREWVLKARATWTPPDWQVIHLSNGIEGPQDRRHSHLINQLPAAYADVGWIEVEAKGKEEAVGALMGLETV, via the coding sequence GTGAGCGGGAATCCACGTCCTGCTTACGGTCTGGTCTGCCTGACCGTGGGGCCGGAGGTCCGCTTCCGCACCGTGACGCTCAGCCGCTACCGGGCGCTGTCGCCGTCCGAGCGCGAGGCCAAGCTGCTGGACCTATACACCGACAACATCTCCAGATTGCGCGGCGCCGCCGACTTCTGCGCCACGCGGGGCATCCGGCTGTACCGCATGAGCGCCAGCCTCTTTCCCATGCTGGACCTGATCGGCGACGACACCGGGGAGGCGGTGCTGACCTCACTGTCGGCCCAGTTGCGGGAGGCAGGACAGGCCTTCGTGGATCAGGGCATTCGGGTCCTGATGCACCCTGAACAGTTCATCGTCCTGAACAGCGATACCCCCGATGTGCGGGTCCGCAGCGTTCATGCCCTGAACTCGCACGCCCGCGTGATGGACGGCATGGGGCTGGAGCGCAGTCCCTGGAACCTGCTGCTGCTGCACGGCGGCAAGGGGGGCCGCGCCACCGAGCTGACCGCGGTCATTCCCGATCTGCCTGACGCCGCCCGCCTGCGCCTGGGGCTGGAGAACGACGAATTCGCCTACGGTCCTGCCGATCTGCTGCCGGTGTGCGAGGCGACGGGCGTTCCGATGGTTTACGACGGGCACCACCATGTCATTCACGACAAGTTGCCAGATCAGGATGATCCCGCCGTGCGCGAATGGGTGCTTAAGGCACGCGCCACCTGGACCCCGCCCGACTGGCAGGTGATTCACCTGTCCAACGGTATCGAGGGGCCGCAGGACCGCCGCCATAGCCACCTGATCAACCAGCTTCCTGCCGCCTACGCCGACGTGGGGTGGATTGAGGTGGAGGCCAAGGGCAAGGAGGAAGCGGTGGGGGCGTTGATGGGGCTGGAAACGGTCTAG
- a CDS encoding S8 family peptidase, translating into MDAAPAPSMSLEIQTLDHRELPDLLQETGVQLAAPSIPMRLIRPVRRSEASPTATGPTWGVQAVRADTSSQNGRGVTVAILDTGIDPEHPAFAGVNLVRRDFTLEGGDADGGVDAQGHGTHCAGTVFGRDVAGQRIGVAPGVERALIGRVLGADGSGSSEGIARALAWAVQEGAHVVSMSLGMDFPGLVAELIKRGLPAELATSQALLDYRANLNLFGALAAYARSYGGDTTPTLLIAAAGNESRRQQNPDWEVGVAPPATSDGFISVAAVGLGAEQKPDQGLTVAPFSNTGATLSGPGVNVTSARLGGGLVAYSGTSMATPHVAGVAALWFGALIEAGDLTRNTVETALKGSATRQPLIAGVDKLDVGLGLVQAPQ; encoded by the coding sequence ATGGATGCAGCACCAGCGCCGTCCATGAGCCTGGAAATCCAGACCCTGGATCACCGCGAGTTGCCCGATCTGCTTCAGGAAACGGGCGTGCAACTGGCTGCCCCCAGCATTCCCATGCGCCTGATCCGTCCGGTGCGCCGCTCGGAGGCCAGCCCCACGGCAACCGGTCCCACCTGGGGCGTGCAGGCCGTCAGGGCCGACACCAGTTCGCAGAACGGCCGGGGCGTGACCGTTGCCATTCTGGACACGGGCATTGACCCTGAGCATCCAGCCTTCGCGGGCGTGAACCTGGTGCGGCGCGATTTCACACTGGAGGGCGGGGACGCAGACGGCGGCGTGGACGCGCAGGGGCATGGCACCCACTGCGCCGGAACGGTCTTCGGACGCGATGTGGCAGGGCAGCGCATCGGCGTGGCCCCCGGCGTGGAACGTGCGCTGATCGGGCGGGTGCTGGGTGCGGACGGCAGCGGCAGCAGCGAGGGCATCGCGCGGGCGCTGGCCTGGGCCGTGCAGGAGGGTGCACATGTGGTCAGCATGTCGCTCGGCATGGACTTTCCGGGGCTGGTGGCCGAACTGATCAAGCGCGGGCTACCCGCCGAGCTGGCCACGTCGCAGGCCCTGCTGGACTACCGCGCCAACCTCAACCTGTTCGGTGCGCTGGCCGCCTACGCTCGCAGTTACGGCGGCGACACCACCCCCACACTGCTGATCGCCGCCGCCGGCAACGAGAGCCGCCGTCAGCAGAACCCCGACTGGGAAGTGGGCGTCGCGCCCCCGGCCACCTCGGACGGGTTTATCTCGGTGGCGGCAGTGGGGCTGGGCGCAGAGCAGAAGCCGGATCAGGGGCTAACCGTCGCGCCGTTTTCCAATACGGGCGCCACCCTCAGCGGCCCCGGCGTGAACGTGACCTCGGCCAGGCTGGGCGGTGGCCTGGTGGCCTACAGCGGCACCAGCATGGCAACGCCCCATGTCGCGGGGGTGGCGGCGCTGTGGTTTGGGGCGTTGATCGAGGCTGGCGACCTGACCCGGAATACGGTCGAAACTGCCCTGAAGGGAAGTGCCACCCGTCAACCGCTGATTGCAGGTGTGGACAAGCTGGACGTGGGCCTGGGGCTGGTACAGGCTCCGCAGTAG
- a CDS encoding C39 family peptidase: MRARLLFLSLLLTAAPALAAPTPPGYVLSGMPLIRQSYNACGPASLTQVLRYYGLNADMAMVSRYTRTSETSYMTAQAILDFAPRVGMEARLYAGGSLNTVRAAIKNGVPVIALQTYVSPSGRPIPHWRVVVGYNDTARQTYLMDPLLGYVAMGYDDFARVWADHRGQFALLYPPKLSATVRRVIG; encoded by the coding sequence GTGCGCGCCCGCCTCCTTTTCCTGTCCCTGCTGCTGACGGCGGCCCCGGCACTGGCGGCCCCCACCCCGCCCGGTTACGTGCTCTCCGGCATGCCGCTGATCCGCCAGAGCTATAACGCCTGTGGTCCCGCCAGCCTGACGCAGGTGCTGCGGTACTACGGTCTAAACGCCGATATGGCGATGGTCAGCCGCTACACCCGCACGTCGGAGACGTCGTATATGACGGCCCAGGCCATCCTGGATTTCGCTCCGCGCGTGGGCATGGAGGCGCGGCTGTACGCGGGCGGCTCCCTTAACACTGTGCGGGCCGCGATCAAGAACGGGGTGCCCGTCATTGCGCTGCAGACCTACGTCAGCCCCAGCGGGCGGCCCATTCCCCACTGGCGCGTGGTGGTGGGCTACAACGACACTGCCCGGCAAACCTACCTGATGGACCCGCTGCTGGGCTACGTGGCGATGGGCTACGACGACTTCGCCCGCGTGTGGGCGGACCACCGGGGCCAGTTTGCGCTGCTGTACCCGCCGAAGTTATCCGCAACGGTCAGGAGGGTAATCGGTTAG
- a CDS encoding phosphodiester glycosidase family protein, producing the protein MKFGQKMAGERRTRTLGLWLLIGAGLLSGMATARPTAIGGVRQSAGVDSKLLGGTEMLAVWTLPRLGVSVRNDPLDLRLLLGKRELRYAPGRGWTALGLTLSGKLPDPVTEGGSLHVPLRALELLGVRILTDTPGLLGFATPARVPTATLLPSDGGPERPVIRPPVTVSPPTSAQTQPAALQPTPPASTAPAPITAPVTPPAAASPSLQPVPSLPAPPPPLTPILSVPKVANLDTVRISRTLYRTVEVQRVVLDLSAPASQVVSRETGGLGLFLPGVTVTGSQQTLPGGDTLTLAQTTAGAALRLATGGGRSEIFTLEDPFRVVIDTTTYTDASVPPPINPDDLPAGVTYRNRGLLHLLSFDPAMFQPRVVSAPLGRSLSVPDLVKSAGGVAGVNGGYFDPRTALPVDLVAVGGLMTAASLEKRATVGFTAGGEALFGYPRPRYVLSGPFGSVTVNSVRSAPNAALLTAFVGDGKTSVGGAGLTTLLVAPGSASVTRAATGQFIAPARTLAFTFDPAHFPALPREAGAALNVTLNWQATDAPWESAVDALSAGPLLVQGGRVAIDPRREGFNTAAGVWRSTRQSALGTLNGQPTIAYFEHGTPEAFAAALVGAGVRDAVRMDSGSSATAYVQGGYAGLGAYLNTIWSQPVPNAIVFVPRGVAGRK; encoded by the coding sequence GTGAAGTTCGGGCAGAAGATGGCAGGCGAGAGACGAACGCGGACCCTGGGGCTATGGCTGCTGATCGGCGCGGGTCTGTTGAGCGGAATGGCAACGGCGCGGCCCACCGCCATCGGTGGGGTCAGGCAGAGTGCCGGGGTGGATTCCAAGCTGCTGGGCGGCACCGAGATGCTGGCGGTGTGGACCCTGCCGCGGCTGGGGGTCTCGGTGCGCAACGATCCGCTGGACCTGCGGCTGCTGCTGGGCAAGCGGGAACTGCGGTATGCACCCGGCCGGGGCTGGACGGCGCTGGGGTTGACGCTTAGCGGCAAGCTGCCTGATCCCGTGACTGAGGGCGGCAGCCTGCATGTGCCGCTGCGGGCGCTGGAACTGCTGGGCGTCCGGATTCTGACCGACACGCCCGGCCTGCTGGGCTTTGCCACGCCCGCCAGGGTGCCCACAGCGACGCTGCTACCCTCGGACGGCGGCCCAGAACGACCAGTGATCAGACCGCCCGTGACAGTGTCCCCCCCTACATCCGCGCAGACCCAGCCTGCCGCCCTTCAGCCCACCCCGCCTGCCTCCACGGCACCTGCTCCAATCACGGCTCCAGTCACGCCACCTGCGGCAGCGTCCCCCAGCCTCCAGCCCGTTCCAAGCCTGCCCGCGCCACCGCCGCCCCTGACGCCCATCCTCAGCGTGCCGAAAGTGGCGAATCTGGACACCGTGCGGATCAGCCGGACCCTGTACCGCACGGTAGAGGTCCAGCGGGTGGTGCTGGACCTGAGCGCTCCAGCGTCGCAGGTGGTGTCGCGCGAGACGGGCGGGCTGGGCCTGTTCCTGCCGGGCGTGACGGTGACCGGCAGCCAGCAGACGCTGCCGGGCGGCGACACCCTGACCCTGGCCCAGACCACAGCGGGCGCGGCCCTGCGGCTGGCCACCGGGGGCGGACGCAGCGAGATCTTCACGCTGGAAGATCCGTTCCGCGTGGTCATTGACACCACCACCTACACCGACGCCAGCGTGCCGCCGCCCATCAACCCCGACGACCTCCCCGCCGGAGTGACCTACCGCAACCGGGGTCTGCTGCACCTGTTGAGCTTCGATCCGGCGATGTTCCAGCCGCGCGTAGTGAGCGCGCCGCTGGGCCGGTCCCTGTCGGTGCCGGATCTGGTGAAGTCGGCGGGCGGGGTGGCCGGGGTCAATGGCGGGTATTTCGATCCCAGAACTGCCCTGCCCGTCGATCTGGTGGCGGTGGGCGGCCTGATGACGGCGGCCAGTCTGGAGAAACGGGCCACGGTGGGCTTTACCGCCGGAGGCGAGGCGCTGTTCGGTTATCCACGTCCGCGCTACGTCCTGAGTGGGCCATTTGGCAGCGTCACGGTCAACAGCGTGCGTTCTGCCCCCAACGCCGCGCTGCTGACCGCCTTCGTGGGCGACGGCAAAACGTCGGTGGGCGGCGCGGGGCTGACCACCCTGCTCGTGGCCCCCGGCAGCGCCAGCGTGACCCGGGCCGCAACCGGGCAGTTCATCGCCCCGGCCAGAACGCTGGCCTTTACCTTCGATCCGGCGCACTTTCCGGCCCTGCCCCGCGAGGCGGGCGCGGCCCTGAACGTCACCCTGAACTGGCAGGCCACCGACGCCCCCTGGGAGAGCGCCGTGGACGCCCTGAGCGCCGGGCCGCTCCTGGTGCAGGGCGGCAGGGTGGCCATCGATCCGCGCCGCGAGGGCTTCAACACCGCCGCTGGCGTCTGGCGGTCCACCCGCCAATCGGCGCTGGGCACCCTGAACGGCCAGCCCACCATCGCCTACTTCGAGCACGGCACCCCCGAAGCCTTCGCCGCCGCGCTCGTCGGAGCGGGCGTGCGCGACGCCGTACGGATGGACAGCGGCAGCAGCGCCACCGCCTATGTTCAGGGCGGCTACGCGGGCCTGGGCGCTTACCTGAACACGATCTGGAGCCAGCCGGTGCCAAACGCGATCGTCTTCGTCCCACGCGGTGTGGCAGGCAGGAAGTAG
- a CDS encoding AI-2E family transporter → MTRPPPSTPRRPVGDWRSASDVRDLIWRLWAIPLVRLILYAALIVVAARALMWGSQLLASVVLTVLTAYGLAFLVNPILEWLERRRVGRMVGVLLLILGALGLATLLIVTLSQQITGLIAGIPVIAINLKITLFNVLDRLDSIQGVQGLKASVSTYIDEQTDNITQNAGPLVERLLNSSPSVLSTLSNLVGWLGQLGFIVTLAAYFMLDFGRVGRSLLRVFPRQSQPTVLRLSEDVSQSFGGFLRGQLLLMLTGALLSTLGLLALKVPNALALGALSGLLSLVPYIGIVLAAVAAMLQAIPQGGLTIALVAALFFIINQLQGNVLGPLIMGRVVSLSPAAILIALLVGLALAGPVGAIIAIPTATLLKRWLERYWMTSAAYRGVGGAVPEDVQNGGPK, encoded by the coding sequence ATGACCCGGCCGCCACCCTCTACGCCGCGCAGACCCGTGGGCGACTGGCGCTCGGCGAGCGACGTGCGTGATCTGATCTGGCGGTTGTGGGCTATTCCGCTGGTGCGGCTGATCCTCTACGCCGCACTGATCGTGGTGGCCGCCCGGGCGCTGATGTGGGGCAGCCAACTGCTGGCCAGCGTGGTGCTGACCGTGCTGACCGCCTACGGGCTGGCCTTTCTGGTCAACCCGATTCTGGAGTGGCTGGAACGCCGCCGCGTCGGCCGCATGGTGGGCGTGCTGCTGCTGATCCTGGGGGCGCTGGGACTGGCCACCTTGCTGATCGTGACCCTCAGCCAGCAGATTACAGGCTTGATCGCTGGAATTCCGGTGATCGCCATCAACCTCAAGATCACGCTGTTCAACGTGCTGGACAGACTGGACAGTATCCAGGGCGTGCAGGGTCTCAAGGCCAGCGTCAGCACCTACATCGACGAGCAGACCGACAACATCACTCAGAACGCCGGGCCGCTGGTGGAACGGCTTTTGAATTCCAGCCCCAGCGTTCTGAGTACGCTGTCCAATCTGGTGGGCTGGCTGGGGCAACTGGGCTTTATCGTGACGCTGGCGGCGTATTTCATGCTGGACTTCGGCCGGGTGGGCCGCAGCCTGCTGCGCGTCTTTCCGCGCCAGTCGCAGCCCACCGTGCTGCGGCTCTCGGAGGACGTGAGCCAGAGCTTCGGCGGCTTCCTGCGCGGGCAGTTGCTGCTGATGCTAACCGGCGCGCTGCTGTCCACGCTGGGCCTGCTGGCGCTGAAGGTCCCCAACGCGCTGGCCCTGGGCGCCCTGAGCGGCCTGTTGAGTCTGGTGCCGTACATCGGGATCGTGCTGGCTGCCGTGGCGGCCATGTTGCAGGCCATTCCCCAGGGCGGGCTGACCATTGCCCTGGTGGCGGCGCTGTTCTTCATCATCAACCAGTTGCAGGGCAACGTGCTGGGGCCGCTGATCATGGGCCGGGTGGTCAGCCTCAGTCCGGCGGCCATCCTGATCGCGCTGCTCGTCGGGCTGGCGCTGGCGGGACCGGTGGGAGCTATCATCGCCATTCCCACCGCCACACTGCTCAAGCGCTGGCTGGAACGGTACTGGATGACCAGCGCCGCTTACCGGGGTGTGGGGGGCGCGGTGCCGGAAGACGTGCAGAATGGGGGGCCAAAATGA
- a CDS encoding 3'-5' exonuclease, with amino-acid sequence MNVVVFDLETTGLSPERDAVVEIGAVRVVDGRVEESQKYETLVRPVGEFGEPLLIPWRVERIHGISNEMVRHAPTMPEVLPEFLDFVGDSAVVAHNIGFDSGFMRANARRHGLVWKPAAEYCTVQLSRRAFPRERAHNLTVLAERLGLNFAPGGRHRSYGDVQVTAQAYLRLLEMLRVEA; translated from the coding sequence GTGAACGTCGTCGTCTTCGATCTGGAAACCACAGGCCTCTCGCCGGAGCGCGACGCGGTGGTGGAGATCGGCGCGGTGCGGGTGGTCGATGGCCGCGTCGAGGAATCGCAGAAGTATGAAACGCTGGTGCGCCCGGTGGGCGAATTCGGCGAGCCGCTGCTGATTCCCTGGCGTGTGGAGCGCATTCACGGCATCAGCAACGAGATGGTCCGCCACGCCCCCACCATGCCCGAGGTGCTGCCCGAATTCCTGGACTTCGTGGGCGACTCGGCGGTGGTGGCCCACAATATCGGCTTCGACAGTGGTTTCATGCGCGCCAATGCCCGGCGGCATGGTCTGGTGTGGAAACCGGCGGCGGAATACTGCACCGTGCAACTCTCGCGCCGTGCCTTTCCGCGTGAGCGTGCCCACAATCTGACCGTGCTGGCCGAGCGGCTGGGCCTGAACTTCGCTCCCGGCGGACGCCACCGCAGTTACGGCGACGTGCAGGTGACGGCACAGGCGTACCTGCGTCTGCTGGAGATGTTGCGGGTGGAAGCCTAA
- a CDS encoding gluconokinase encodes MRLILMGVSGSGKTTLGQDLAQRTGWPFLDGDDFHTPQARAKMAAGLGLSDEDRQPWLLRLRAELLARSQMILACSSLRRSYRDLLRVPDTRFIFLDVPPHLLLTRLQQRDDHYAHADLLPSQLQTLEPPDRDEADVLTLHITPQDSPSDLTRLTLAALGLPYAR; translated from the coding sequence ATGAGACTGATTCTGATGGGGGTGTCCGGCAGCGGCAAGACCACGCTGGGCCAGGATCTCGCGCAGAGGACGGGCTGGCCGTTTCTGGACGGCGACGATTTCCACACACCGCAGGCCCGGGCCAAGATGGCCGCTGGGCTGGGCCTCAGCGATGAGGACCGTCAGCCCTGGCTGCTGCGCCTGCGCGCCGAACTGCTGGCGCGCTCCCAGATGATTCTGGCGTGTTCCTCCCTGCGCCGCAGCTACCGCGACCTGCTGCGTGTACCGGACACCCGCTTTATCTTTCTGGACGTGCCGCCGCACCTGCTCCTCACCCGTCTTCAGCAGCGTGACGACCATTACGCCCACGCCGATCTGCTGCCCTCACAGTTGCAGACGCTGGAACCCCCGGACCGGGACGAGGCCGACGTGCTGACCCTGCACATCACGCCGCAGGACTCGCCCTCCGATCTGACGCGGCTGACGCTGGCCGCGCTGGGCCTGCCATATGCCCGCTAA